From Deltaproteobacteria bacterium HGW-Deltaproteobacteria-2, one genomic window encodes:
- a CDS encoding CsbD family protein, which yields MKSSRRDKTEGKFHQMKGKAKQVAGQISDNPKLEAEGAVEKIAGKIQEKRGQVKKVFGK from the coding sequence ATGAAATCAAGCAGAAGGGACAAGACAGAAGGCAAGTTTCACCAAATGAAAGGTAAAGCCAAGCAGGTTGCAGGACAAATAAGCGATAATCCAAAATTGGAAGCTGAAGGCGCCGTTGAAAAGATAGCCGGCAAGATTCAGGAAAAGAGAGGTCAAGTCAAGAAAGTTTTTGGGAAGTAG
- a CDS encoding transport-associated protein encodes MKTIYRRVVMIVAVIALLALSMPVQASQMDERIESSAKNSYVFRTYLHNDDIDILSDDGAVSLTGTVSEESHKSLAEETVADLPGVKSVDNKLEVKGESPAEFSDAWITSKVKTMFLFHKNVSAMTEVSTKDGIVTLRGKAANEAQKELTTEYARDVEGVKGINNEMTVTKIAKKRTLGEKIDDASITAQVKSTLLYHRSTSALNTKVKTRRGVVTLYGKAKSGAEKNLATKFANDVNGVKSVNNRMTIE; translated from the coding sequence ATGAAAACAATTTATAGACGGGTAGTAATGATTGTGGCTGTTATCGCTCTGCTGGCGCTCAGCATGCCTGTGCAGGCATCCCAGATGGATGAACGCATAGAATCATCTGCCAAAAATTCGTATGTATTCAGGACCTACCTGCATAATGATGATATTGATATACTGTCCGATGATGGCGCTGTGAGTTTAACGGGAACTGTCTCCGAAGAATCCCACAAATCATTGGCCGAGGAAACTGTAGCAGACCTCCCCGGTGTTAAGAGCGTGGACAACAAGCTGGAAGTCAAAGGCGAAAGCCCCGCTGAGTTTTCGGATGCGTGGATCACTTCTAAAGTAAAAACCATGTTCCTGTTTCATAAGAACGTGAGTGCCATGACGGAGGTGAGCACAAAAGACGGAATCGTTACTTTACGGGGCAAAGCTGCCAATGAGGCACAAAAGGAATTGACGACTGAATATGCCAGGGATGTCGAAGGAGTTAAGGGCATAAATAATGAGATGACCGTGACAAAGATCGCAAAGAAGCGAACATTAGGCGAAAAGATAGATGATGCTTCCATCACAGCACAGGTCAAGAGTACGTTGCTCTATCACCGTTCGACCAGTGCGCTGAATACCAAGGTCAAGACGAGACGTGGTGTGGTCACATTGTATGGCAAGGCGAAAAGCGGAGCTGAAAAGAATCTGGCCACGAAATTCGCCAACGATGTAAACGGTGTGAAGAGTGTCAATAACCGGATGACCATCGAGTAG
- a CDS encoding DUF3185 domain-containing protein, producing MKTYTLIGIILIVIGIIALAYQGITYTTREKVVDIGPIQINADKTKTIPLPPILGGIALVGGIVLLVAGGKKS from the coding sequence ATGAAAACATACACATTGATAGGAATCATACTTATTGTGATCGGAATCATCGCGTTGGCATATCAGGGCATAACCTATACGACGAGGGAGAAGGTTGTCGATATCGGTCCCATCCAGATTAATGCCGATAAAACGAAAACGATTCCGCTGCCGCCGATCCTGGGTGGTATTGCGCTCGTGGGCGGCATTGTGCTGTTGGTTGCGGGAGGTAAGAAAAGCTGA